The following proteins come from a genomic window of Populus alba chromosome 12, ASM523922v2, whole genome shotgun sequence:
- the LOC118029003 gene encoding uncharacterized protein → MAGIRSQREESADLNLTPNRVAGAGGDLVSDDERSVAADSWSIKSDYGSILDEDQRHADAAEALSAAGNCRAASDYSSDKDELDAEGVASMLGLKSYWDAAYADELANFHEHGHAGEVWFGTDVVDVVASWTKSLCFEISHGHNPSHVDDIKSETVGESDKYLSSWSVLDIGTGNGLLLHELAKQGFSDLTGVDYSEGAIKLARRLADRDGFSNINLLVDDVLETKLGRQFQLVLDKGTLDAIGLHPDGSIKRIMYWESVSKLVASGGILVITSCNNTKDELVQEVENFKQRRNDDIYQEPESMKNQEASRDSSFQYLDHVRTYPTFMFGGSEGSRVATVAFLRN, encoded by the exons ATGGCTGGAATTAGGTCACAACGAGAAGAATCAGCTGATCTTAACCTGACCCCAAACAGAGTTGCTGGTGCCGGCGGCGATCTGGTGTCGGACGACGAGAGGTCTGTGGCGGCGGACTCTTGGTCAATTAAGAGTGATTATGGAAGTATTCTCGATGAAGATCAGCGCCATGCTGATGCCGCCGAGGCTCTCTCCGCCGCAGGCAACTGTCGTGCTGCTTCTGATTACAG TTCGGACAAGGATGAACTGGACGCTGAAGGCGTGGCTTCCATGCTAGGTCTAAAGAGTTATTGGGATGCTGCTTATGCTGATGAGTTGGCGAACTTCCATGAACATGGTCATGCCGGTGAAGTTTG GTTTGGAACTGATGTCGTGGATGTTGTTGCTTCTTGGACGAAAAGCCTATGCTTTGAAATTTCTCATGGTCATAACCCAAGTCATGTTGATGATATCAAGTCTGAAACTGTTGGAGAGAGTGATAAATATTTGTCCAGCTGGAGTGTACTTGACATCGGGACTGGCAACGGCTTACTCCTTCACGAACTCGCTAAGCAGGG GTTTTCTGATTTAACTGGAGTTGATTACAGTGAAGGGGCCATTAAACTGGCGCGGAGGCTTGCTGATCGTGATGGGTTTTCAAACATCAACCTTCTG GTTGATGATGTTCTTGAGACAAAGTTAGGCAGACAGTTTCAGCTGGTCCTCGATAAAGGGACTTTAGATGCCATTGGATTGCATCCTGATGGCTCTATCAAACG gaTCATGTACTGGGAATCAGTTTCAAAGTTGGTTGCATCTGGTGGAATCCTG GTGATTACATCGTGTAACAATACAAAAGATGAATTGGTGCAAGAAGTGGAAAATTTCAAGCAAAGAAGGAATGATGATATATATCAGGAACCAGAGTCCATGAAGAACCAGGAAGCATCCAGGGATTCGTCATTTCAATACCTGGATCATGTGCGAACATATCCGACCTTTATGTTTGGTGGATCAGAGGGATCACGTGTTGCCACTGTGGCATTTCTTCGAAACTAA
- the LOC118029002 gene encoding GDSL esterase/lipase At1g74460, giving the protein MKFDVALAIWVVVAVLGVTIDGGECKIVQFIFGDSLSDVGNNMYLSRSLAQASLPWYGIDFGNGLPNGRFTNGRTVADIIGDNTGLPRPPAFLSPSLTEDLILENGVNYASGGGGILNETGGYFIQRLSLNKQIELFQGTQQMIISKIGKEKSDEFFKESQYVVALGSNDFINNYLMPVYSDSWKYNDQSFIDYLMETLEGQLRKLHSFGARKLMVFGLGPMGCIPLQRVLSTTGNCQEKTNKLAIAFNTAASKLLDNLSTKLVNASFKFGEAYDVVNDVISNPNKYGFDNADSPCCSFGQIRPALTCLPASTLCEDRSKYVFWDEYHPSDSANELIANELIKKFGFGRVNATNAPPASAAPSPVTASSPAIAPSPVG; this is encoded by the exons ATGAAGTTCGACGTTGCCTTAGCGATATGGGTGGTGGTGGCTGTCCTCGGAGTTACGATTGATGGCGGTGAATGCAAGATTGTGCAGTTCATTTTCGGAGATTCACTCTCGGATGTCGGCAACAACATGTACCTGAGCAGGAGTCTTGCTCAGGCGAGCTTGCCATGGTATGGTATAGATTTTGGCAATGGACTGCCTAACGGCAGGTTCACCAATGGGCGGACGGTTGCTGATATAATAG gTGACAATACTGGGCTACCGAGACCACCTGCTTTTCTAAGCCCATCTTTAACCGAAGATTTGATCCTGGAAAATGGTGTAAACTATGCATCTGGAGGTGGTGGCATTTTGAATGAAACTGGTGGCTACTTT ATTCAGAGACTTTCTCTCAATAAGCAAATTGAGTTGTTTCAAGGAACGCAGCAGATGATAATAAGCAAAATTGGGAAAGAAAAATCAGATGAGTTTTTCAAAGAATCCCAATATGTGGTTGCATTAGGAAGCAATGACTTCATCAACAATTATTTGATGCCAGTTTACAGCGATTCATGGAAGTACAATGACCAGTCTTTCATTGATTATTTAATGGAAACTCTTGAAGGGCAGCTAAGA AAATTGCATAGCTTCGGAGCACGGAAGCTGATGGTTTTCGGGCTGGGACCGATGGGCTGCATCCCTCTCCAAAGGGTCCTGAGCACAACCGGAAATTGTCaagagaaaacaaacaaactagCGATTGCTTTCAACACAGCTGCAAGCAAGTTATTAGATAATCTGTCCACCAAACTTGTAAACGCTAGCTTCAAATTTGGAGAAGCTTATGATGTTGTCAACGATGTCATCAGCAATCCAAACAAATACG GATTTGACAATGCGGACTCGCCATGCTGCTCCTTTGGGCAAATACGACCTGCCCTTACATGTCTTCCGGCATCAACGCTGTGCGAGGATAGAAGCAAGTACGTGTTTTGGGACGAATACCATCCATCGGACAGCGCCAATGAGCTGATTGCAAATGAACTTATCAAGAAATTCGGATTTGGTCGTGTCAACGCCACGAATGCTCCACCAGCCTCAGCAGCACCATCGCCTGTTACTGCCTCGTCACCTGCTATTGCCCCGTCGCCTGTGGGATAA
- the LOC118029001 gene encoding geranylgeranyl diphosphate reductase, chloroplastic — MASSIVFKSFTGLRHSSQEHPKVLHSHANPISSFSHRRFRITASKSSPKLQNRNLRVAVIGGGPAGGSAAETLAKGGIETYLIERKLDNCKPCGGAIPLCMVGEFDLPLDIIDRRVTKMKMISPSNVAVDIGRTLKPHEYIGMVRREVLDAYMRERASTNGAKVINGLFLKMDIPKKGSENINSPYVLHYTEYDGKKGGTGERKTLEVDVVIGADGANSRVAKSIDAGDYDYAIAFQERIKIPSDKMVYYENLAEMYVGDDVSPDFYGWVFPKCDHVAVGTGTVTHKGDIKKFQLATRNRARDKILGGKIIRVEAHPIPEHPRPRRLSGRVALVGDAAGYVTKCSGEGIYFAAKSGRMCAEAIVEGSENGKRMVDESDLRKYLEKWDKTYWPTYKVLDVLQKVFYRSNPAREAFVEMCADEYVQKMTFDSYLYKRVVPGNPLEDLKLAVNTIGSLVRANALRREMDKLSA, encoded by the exons ATGGCTTCTTCCATTGTCTTCAAATCCTTCACCGGACTCCGGCACTCCTCCCAGGAACATCCCAAAGTACTCCATTCCCACGCAAACCCCATATCCTCTTTCTCACACCGCCGCTTTCGAATCACAGCCAGCAAGTCTAGTCCGAAGCTCCAAAACCGCAACCTCCGAGTAGCCGTCATCGGCGGCGGTCCTGCCGGTGGTTCCGCTGCAGAGACATTAGCCAAAGGAGGCATTGAAACATACCTCATCGAACGAAAGCTGGACAACTGCAAGCCATGCGGTGGTGCCATCCCTTTGTGCATGGTGGGTGAGTTCGACCTCCCACTGGACATTATAGATCGGAGAGTGACCAAGATGAAGATGATCTCTCCTTCTAATGTGGCCGTTGATATTGGGCGAACTTTGAAGCCTCACGAGTACATTGGCATGGTGAGGCGTGAGGTGCTTGATGCTTACATGAGAGAAAGAGCATCAACGAATGGGGCTAAAGTGATAAATGGTTTGTTCTTGAAAATGGACATTCCTAAAAAAGGTagtgaaaatattaattcacCCTATGTCTTGCATTATACTGAGTATGATGGGAAGAAAGGTGGAACTGGAGAGAGGAAAACTTTGGAGGTTGATGTGGTTATTGGAGCTGATGGGGCAAATTCGCGTGTCGCCAAGTCCATTGATGCTGGTGATTATGACTACGCTATTGCTTTTCAG GAGAGAATAAAAATCCCCAGTGATAAAATGGTGTACTATGAGAATTTAGCTGAGATGTATGTTGGTGATGATGTATCACCAGATTTCTACGGGTGGGTCTTCCCCAAATGTGACCATGTTGCTGTTGGAACTGGCACGGTGACACACAAAggtgacataaaaaaatttcaactagCCACAAGAAACAGAGCCAGGGACAAGATCCTTGGTGGTAAGATTATACGAGTGGAAGCACACCCAATACCAGAACACCCCCGGCCTCGCAGATTATCAGGGAGGGTAGCGTTAGTGGGTGATGCAGCTGGGTATGTAACCAAATGCTCCGGTGAGGGTATCTATTTCGCAGCCAAAAGTGGTAGAATGTGCGCTGAGGCAATAGTTGAGGGTTCTGAAAATGGCAAGAGGATGGTGGATGAAAGTGACTTGAGGAAATATCTGGAGAAATGGGACAAGACATACTGGCCTACATACAAGGTGTTGGATGTGTTGCAGAAAGTTTTCTATAGATCAAACCCAGCAAGAGAAGCTTTTGTGGAGATGTGCGCAGATGAGTACGTGCAAAAGATGACATTTGATAGCTATTTGTACAAGAGGGTAGTGCCTGGGAACCCCTTGGAGGATTTGAAGTTAGCTGTGAATACCATTGGGAGCTTGGTGAGGGCCAACGCACTCAGGAGGGAGATGGACAAGCTTAGTGCATGA